The DNA region ATAGATAATCTGAAATTCAACTTATTAACTTTCATTCACTTCACTTCTTTCAATATATTTTAATCTTGTGACGCATTATTTTCAGTTACGAACTGATAAGCCAAATTCAATTAAAAAATATCATACTAAAATATGTAACCGTATTGGCACCATTGTTATATCTCATATTGCATAGCTGTGCCTGCCTCATTACAAGTATGCCATAACCTTCTGTAGCAGGATACATTTTTTTTGGAAAATGGCAGGGTTCATTAGGATAGGTGCAGTTCTTACAAACATTGCAGCCTTCTGTAGACAAAATTAGAGGACTTTTAGTATATTTTCGAAAGACCTCACCCACCTTATCTGTTAGTTTTTCATGTTGTATTCTCGCCTCTAACCATCCCTGAACATCATAGCTATTTTTTATCTGAGTTGCTGTAGTAAAAATAAAGGTATCTTCGTATTCTAGGCATTGCTTTTGGCATTCTTCTAAGCTCCCTACAGCAGGAGGACATGCCCAAGAGGTACCGTACATTCCACATGAATTACCTTCACATATCTCTCTAACCTCTTCAGAAAAAATGACTTCTTCTGGCTTTAAAAAGGCATATTCATGAATTGGCAGAAGTTTTATTTCTTGTTCTATACTGAATTTGCTCATATATAACACCGGCTTCCTAAAGTATTCCATGGCTCAACTTGAAAATCTGTTAGTTTATTAATTAGTTGTTTTAATATATCCCTCCCTTG from Alkalibaculum bacchi includes:
- a CDS encoding DUF2284 domain-containing protein; the encoded protein is MSKFSIEQEIKLLPIHEYAFLKPEEVIFSEEVREICEGNSCGMYGTSWACPPAVGSLEECQKQCLEYEDTFIFTTATQIKNSYDVQGWLEARIQHEKLTDKVGEVFRKYTKSPLILSTEGCNVCKNCTYPNEPCHFPKKMYPATEGYGILVMRQAQLCNMRYNNGANTVTYFSMIFFN